In Oncorhynchus mykiss isolate Arlee chromosome 1, USDA_OmykA_1.1, whole genome shotgun sequence, the following proteins share a genomic window:
- the pnp6 gene encoding purine nucleoside phosphorylase 6, with translation MNKSSSNKCSYTYEDYRETADWLLSQTEQRPKVAIICGSGLGGLADLLDNKTVFPYKDIPCFPNSTVQGHASQLVFGELQGKQCVCMQGRFHFYEGYNIATVTYPVRVFFLLGVETLIVTNAAGGLNPNFKVGDIMLIKDHINMPGFAGQNPLCGHNDERFGVRFPCMSDAYDKDLSILAKETAEEQGCSSFIQQGVYCMLAGPNFETIAECRALQKLGADAVGMSTVPEVVVARHCGLRVFGLSLITNKVVTDYDSQEKANHEEVLDTTRMRTQDLQRLISNLLAKM, from the exons ATGAACAAGTCATCCTCAAACAAATGCAG TTACACATATGAGGATTATAGGGAAACAGCTGATTGGTTGCTGTCCCAAACTGAGCAGAGGCCTAAAGTAGCCATCATCTGTGGCTCTGGCCTGGGCGGCCTGGCTGACCTGCTGGACAACAAGACTGTGTTTCCCTACAAGGACATCCCATGCTTCCCCAACAGCACAG TACAAGGACATGCCAGTCAGCTGGTCTTTGGGGAGCTGCAGGGGAAGCAGTGTGTCTGCATGCAGGGCCGCTTCCACTTCTACGAAGGCTACAACATTGCCACA GTGACATACCCGGTGCGAGTGTTCTTCCTGCTCGGGGTGGAGACCCTGATTGTCACTAATGCTGCTGGGGGGCTGAACCCCAACTTTAAAGTCGGTGACATCATGCTGATCAAGGATCACATCAACATGCCAGGCTTTGCAGGCCAAAACCCACTGTGTGGTCACAACGATGAAAG GTTTGGAGTCCGTTTTCCCTGCATGTCGGACGCCTATGACAAAGACCTTTCTATACTGGCCAAAGAGACTGCTGAGGAGCAGGGCTGTTCCTCCTTCATCCAGCAAGGCGTGTACTGCATGCTGGCAGGTCCCAACTTTGAGACCATCGCAGAGTGCAGAGCTCTCCAGAAACTAGGCGCAGATGCTGTGG GTATGAGTACAGTCCCTGAGGTGGTGGTGGCTCGTCACTGTGGTCTTCGTGTCTTTGGCCTGTCTCTCATCACCAACAAGGTGGTCACAGACTACGACAGCCAGGAGAAGGCCAACCATGAGGAGGTACTGGATACCACAAGAATGCGCACTCAGGACCTACAGAGGCTGATCAGTAACCTGCTGGCTAAGATGTAG
- the LOC110520547 gene encoding calretinin produces MANKLQQPPHLHLAELSATQFIDIWNHFDTDGNGYIEGKELENFFRELEISRKGAGVDPSNSTFKEKMKEFMQKFDKNADGRIEMSELAQILPTEENFLLCFREFVGSSSEFMAAWRRYDTDRSGYIEANELKGFLSDLLKKANRHYDDQKLQEYTQTILKMFDLNGDGKLGLSEMARLLPVQENFLLKFQDIKLTSEQFSAIFTFYDKDGNGYIDEQELDALLRDLYEKNKKEVDTKNLTGYKKSIMALSDGGKLYRSELEIVLCREPML; encoded by the exons ATGGCAAACAAACTACAGCAGCCTCCACACCTTCATCTGGCGGAATTGAGCGCCACCCAGTTCATCGACATCTGGAACCATTTCGATACCGATG GCAATGGCTATATCGAGGGCAAGGAACTGGAGAACTTCTTCAGGGAGTTGGAGATTTCAAGGAAAGGGGCCGGAGTG GACCCATCAAACTCCACTTTCAAAGAGAAGATGAAGGAGTTCATGCAAAAGTTTGACAAGAATGCAGATGGGAGAATTGAGATGTCTGAG cTAGCTCAGATTTTGCCCACAGAGGAAAACTTCCTGCTTTGCTTCAGAGAGTTTGTGGGATCTAGTTCTGAATTCATGGCA GCATGGCGACGATACGATACAGATCGCAGTGGGTACATTGAAGCTAATGAACTGAAG GGATTCCTCTCAGACCTGCTGAAGAAAGCCAACAGACACTACGATGACCAGAAGCTTCAAGAGTACACACAGACAATA ctcaaGATGTTTGATCTAAACGGAGATGGGAAGCTGGGCCTGTCTGAAATGGCGAG GCTTCTCCCAGTTCAGGAAAATTTCTTACTGAAATTCCAG GATATCAAGCTGACCTCTGAGCAGTTCAGTGCTATCTTCACATTCTACGACAAG GATGGAAACGGCTACATTGATGAGCAGGAGCTCGATGCTCTGTTGCGCGACCTCTATGAAAAGAACAAAAAG GAGGTGGACACCAAAAACCTGACTGGCTACAAGAAGAGCATCATGGCCCTGTCGGACGGGGGCAAGCTGTACCGCTCCGAGCTGGAGATTGTGCTCTGCAGGGAGCCCATGCTGTGA
- the LOC110520559 gene encoding aspartate aminotransferase, mitochondrial, with the protein MALLKSSKIVSTVGVHPPLGVLSIRASSWWSEVQMGPPDPILGVSEAYKRDTNPKKMNLGVGAYRDDQGKPYVLSCVRKAEAQIAAKKLDKEYLAIGGLGDFTKACAKLALGDNNEVTKSGRNITVQTISGTGSLRIGANFLSRFHTEARDVYLPKPSWGNHTPIFRDAGMQLKAYTYYDPKTCGFDFQGALNDISKIPEKSIIMLHACAHNPTGVDPRPEQWKEIANLVKKRNLLVFFDMAYQGFASGDIDRDAWAVRYFIEQGHNIVLSQSFAKNMGLYGERVGGFTVVCKDAEEAKRVESQLKILIRPIYSNPPMNGARIAATILNTPDLYKEWLGEVHGMANRIITMRELLVANLKKEGSTQNWQHVIDQIGMFCFTGLKPEQVARLTKEFSVYMTKDGRISMAGVTSGNVGYLAQGIHAVTK; encoded by the exons ATGGCCCTGTTGAAATCTAGCAAGATCGTTTCTACCGTCGGTGTACACCCTCCATTGGGTGTGCTCTCCATTCGTGCCAG CTCATGGTGGTCCGAGGTGCAGATGGGTCCCCCTGACCCCATCCTGGGGGTGTCAGAGGCCTACAAGCGTGACACCAACCCTAAGAAGATGAATCTGGGTGTAGGAGCATACCGTGATGACCAGGGCAAACCATATGTCCTCAGCTGTGTTCGCAAG GCTGAAGCTCAGATTGCTGCAAAGAAGCTGGACAAAGAATACCTGGCTATTGGTGGTCTGGGGGACTTTACCAAAGCATGCGCCAAGCTGGCTTTGGGAGACAACAATGAGGTTACCAAGAGTGGCAGG AACATCACTGTCCAAACAATTTCTGGAACTGGGTCCTTGAGAATCGGAGCCAACTTCCTG TCCCGTTTCCATACAGAGGCCCGGGATGTGTACCTGCCCAAGCCCTCCTGGGGGAACCATACACCCATCTTCAGAGATGCTGGGATGCAACTGAAGGCCTACACCTACTATGACCCAAAGACCTGTGGCTTTGACTTCCAGGGAGCCCTGAATGACATCTCT AAAATACCTGAGAAAAGTATCATCATGCTTCATGCCTGTGCCCACAACCCCACAGGAGTGGACCCTCGGCCAGAGCAGTGGAAGGAGATTGCTAACCTGGTGAAG AAAAGGAACCTCCTAGTGTTCTTTGACATGGCCTACCAGGGCTTTGCCAGTGGTGATATTGACCGTGATGCCTGGGCTGTCCGTTATTTCATTGAGCAAGGCCACAACATTGTGCTCTCTCAGTCCTTTGCTAAGAACATGGGTCTCTATG GTGAGCGTGTTGGGGGCTTCACTGTCGTGTGTAAGGATGCTGAGGAGGCCAAGCGTGTGGAGTCCCAGCTGAAGATCCTCATTCGGCCCATCTACTCCAACCCTCCCATGAACGGGGCGCGCATCGCTGCCACCATCCTCAATACACCAGACCTGTACAAAGAGTG GCTGGGGGAGGTGCATGGCATGGCTAACCGCATCATCACAATGAGGGAGCTGTTAGTGGCCAACCTGAAGAAGGAGGGCTCCACTCAGAACTGGCAGCACGTCATTGACCAGATTGGCATGTTCTGCTTCACAGGGCTGAAGCCTGAACAG